In the genome of Candidatus Binatia bacterium, the window GATCCTCGAGCTCGGTGTTGGTCGCCACCACGACGCCGGTCACCGGCGAGATCAGCTCGTGCACCTCGTTCGCCGACTCGACCTCGCCGAGCGGCTCGCCGCGCTCGATCTCCTCACCGACCTCCGGCAGGTGAATGGAGATCACCTCGCCGAGCTTGTTCTGCAGATAGTCGGAGAGGCCGATTTGCACCTGGTGCCCCTCGACACGCACCCACAGGTGCTCGTCGGAGAATTTGAGCTTCTCGGCCATGCAAACTCCTTGAAGATCGAGGTCCTTAAAGGCGGATCGTGCGCCAGTCAAGCCAACGACACGCTGCACACGCCCTTCCGTGCGACGCATCTCGTGTGGTCATCAATGCGTCGCGCCGCAAGGGACGCGCGTCGTTTTTCGAGCACGCCCGCTCGAGTTTCGTACAGGGAATTCCGCAGGGTGTGCGCCGGCACGATCGCTGCTCCGCACGCGAGAGACGCGCGCGTGCAGCAGTGGCGGGCCGGAGCTATGCCCATCTGTGGACAACACCTTCGCGGCACGCAAGAAGAAGGCCGCCGACTCGAGCACACGGACGAGCCGTCGGCCGGCGGTGAGCAAGCGCCGCTGAGATTTGCGACCTCGCTCCACCACGGAGCGTGAGCCG includes:
- the gcvH gene encoding glycine cleavage system protein GcvH, whose protein sequence is MAEKLKFSDEHLWVRVEGHQVQIGLSDYLQNKLGEVISIHLPEVGEEIERGEPLGEVESANEVHELISPVTGVVVATNTELEDQPILVNEDPYHTGWLLEVELRDESEFDELIDPDEYEEMIAGEEEEEE